In Capsicum annuum cultivar UCD-10X-F1 chromosome 11, UCD10Xv1.1, whole genome shotgun sequence, one genomic interval encodes:
- the LOC107847072 gene encoding aluminum-activated malate transporter 9-like: MAPYEYGYRVFILTYCILIVAGNRTRQYNVAIFTRLALIAVGAGICLVINISIYPIWAGEDLHRLVVKNFMDLATSLEGCINGYLSCVEYDEATNDSDYNGYKSVIESSSREQTLLGFAIWEPHHGRYKMHKTLWRDMVKLSSGLRHCAFMVMALHGCIQSEIQAPPEKRKVFRNELKKVGANAAKVLRELGTKLEKLETLSGHENILKEVHETAQNLQKKIDHKSYLLVNSKSWEIGKPNVINNVDDSSSENSSENLSLSTRSLSETAIDIRSLKANWPTQYAKDQLSDQLVTPFRRQNQWPSRLSLVDGEIADTVEMETYLSASALSLATFASLLIEFVARLQNVVDSFEELSQRAKFKETIISDKS; encoded by the exons ATGGCACCATATGAATATGGATATAGAGTATTTATCTTGACATATTGTATACTTATTGTAGCTGGAAATAGGACTAGGCAATATAATGTGGCTATTTTTACACGTTTAGCCCTAATTGCTGTTGGTGCTGGAATTTGTTTGGTGATTAATATTAGTATATATCCCATTTGGGCTGGTGAAGATTTGCATCGTTTGGTGGTTAAAAATTTCATGGATCTTGCAACTTCTTTAGAAG GTTGTATCAATGGTTACTTGAGCTGTGTTGAGTACGATGAAGCTACAAATGACTCAGATTACAATGGCTATAAATCTGTCATAGAATCCTCAAGTCGAGAGCAAACactg CTTGGATTTGCTATTTGGGAGCCACATCATGGGCGTTATAAAATGCATAAGACTCTTTGGAGAGATATGGTCAAATTAAGCAGTGGATTAAGACATTGTGCATTTATGGTTATGGCATTGCATGGATGTATCCAATCAGAAATTCAG GCACCACCAGAGAAAAGGAAGGTTTTTCGTAATGAACTTAAGAAAGTTGGTGCAAATGCTGCAAAAGTTCTACGTGAGCTAGGAACGAaattggaaaagttagaaactctAAGTGGTCACGAAAATATCCTAAAAGAAGTGCATGAAACAGCGCAAAATCTACAGAAAAAAATCGATCACAAGTCATATCTCTTGGTGAACTCGAAGAGTTGGGAAATTGGAAAACCAAACGTTATTAACAATGTTGATGATTCTTCAAGTGAAAATAGTAGTGAAAATTTGTCATTGAGTACTAGATCACTAAGTGAAACAGCAATTGACATAAGGTCATTGAAAGCAAATTGGCCAACACAATATGCAAAAGATCAATTAAGTGATCAATTGGTGACACCATTTAGAAGGCAAAATCAGTGGCCTTCACGTTTATCACTTGTTGATGGTGAAATTGCTGATACAGTTGAAATGGAGACTTATTTAAGTGCTAGTGCTTTGTCTTTGGCTACATTTGCTTCACTTCTTATTGAATTTGTTGCAAGGTTACAAAATGTGGTTGACTCTTTTGAAGAGTTAAGTCAAAGGGCAAAGTTCAAAGAGACAATAATTAGTGATAAGAGTTAA